The Leishmania panamensis strain MHOM/PA/94/PSC-1 chromosome 32 sequence genome window below encodes:
- a CDS encoding hypothetical protein (TriTrypDB/GeneDB-style sysID: LpmP.32.1030): MPAKASSAPPRAALAGVCSTFVDGRFCSLPLWDDAQVAQEKWGDPLTVSVPSVGGDGGREAKEGGGRSKAFSGSKQGSTSFGAETHFEDEATHHAVEAFIVSLCPPRQSDRDAERVCDVSSSDEVTWLRPTEVFRPFRPVVHHNVTPFMNPYATAEALVPVAAKTEEVQCQSPSSAGAVAPNNNTSHRRGGGSARQSSAAAPVQQAFYQLYPEAITVLDTFLQEERELWTHCTPAESVRRYRALPPLMQPYDGVLIAGCAETPAQACESRYSTALRHKLQQAEQLASLAETPPFLMSAFNSALMAVEQAQRYIPAGWYLWELVYPHAPGTCHPVYNPFGKYAVKLFVDGAYRKVLVDDCLPVDVLGRPLLSITSRKELWPCLIAKAVVKALGPVSGVQALTSAPELIVAALLGNWVPQYLSPRHDIVYTTALLLLYQRQLTQLESLTEPFVKDTVASTEGRGRGDSAGDVTAKGGKDNARGRRGSPNPTLQKRISSSGARTSSVKRQQSSRACGVSGDAGEEAGELKPLTATEYCEPIIDEPLPEQPFYVCGLHAPSAETLKSKTASTASGGYGFGTQLYTIHAMKSFRNTVALLLHTTPRVCISEGIFEKEKDADDVSALHDWGRRAVRVGGTHAASTGKPSHGPEGVATPYIVGAQGDGTPSITDMMIMDSDRAASVTSCWLTLEEFMLHMETVIIWRQLIGRYANAVSVSGERLLQHQGNGSATGGAGSSDSPLSTALRKKSPTPRRGEVSPTATVTSSIAPQSSTPPPPSMMWWKLTAEKAVEAVVVVSCSAVMEAAARGTVAAKVPPTTLSSSHLWLSTGPSDPVAGLRGSAGAAEGHLERRVHFHHFQWDRAEPLNHIGSLTYTNGVLRSTVLHFRPGVHLLRVDLHQVQATDTISFLSDASMEVQLDLSHDANRDGFACLTDAGVYSAVQSCDVENVWLKRVFSFNVPTCVTLQLSTLDSTEDVMGHRQIYTTANQASAAIAAGKGGGNHGKTAASVRGAPQGGNAGAGVGRSGSTPPVPGFTAADGKKRSEGLLTADAENRAAFIVATRDASPSILRYTSLLLLNLDRPEDYCVGTAGRLVKLKLEPNEKGYLIIAYTKVPGSLMQSVQPQDKVAGEVGGMGSLLPMLTPTASPAEEELRTPESPLPRNSLPTPASTTPPLLFPAAQWKLTLRSSAELQSFDAVAHDLNNVTVEADLPRGGSPILCRRILTITEATHVSIVAQLRSPFPMPYTVRIVRFLTPAAGVPTSTTPKAIRASCSNNAPVGMSEPVAADLSRVAGTAPSQASAFVVYESPLTLHRLFVADVLLSTAVDTSVGKGGKGPVVSGSVGGAAAVYAIEAAVSEEDAAAWNESCRQSQEDAFLLYRKAAEEQAAISNERDLAEYHSNPDAFVRRKREAAAQRRQCATEAAEKAVSRSATTGRRRSGSMRRQSHHMPGVLESFAKNAHRGHSSSMRPDTAHEASVQHYLDTVDPNWAMHINIHLSFSSSRAEPKVDTPAPDALAELRRHMKETVSWLQEWSEPGASSVEAVAAASVMSPIATATPSGSRLGASRGQRDVAAATVTTVEDALRAEAARQSRLEYLGNPQHLFAVFLDPGDNADAAGTPAGVSAASFAHKSKHDTCVNSNGTGAAHSAVSSGTQGARCYRKEWTEANAGASSSVSDYPSSAHSPPVLMYDGPATQFRYAAPLQPAQYRIELLPLRSWEESPRAVSQGQDGVAGSGAAAAATSNRGRRPKASSSAPPAPAPPARAHGSGSGVTSGSSPRSFPDVTSGGFSTSIASALSCPLTAAECEAMLLPLRRPLTEASGSWDLALAPARVAKSENQARLKGSFHAYFEAMAEQKAANGDASGVALPLVYHSLLGGKEEDLGASFKLRRSIAFT, from the coding sequence CGCCCTGTAGTGCATCACAATGTTACCCCGTTCATGAATCCGTACGCAACAGCTGAGGCTCTGGTACCGGTCGCTGCCAagacggaggaggtgcagtgCCAGTCACCGTCgtctgctggtgctgtggccccaaacaacaacaccagTCACCGAAGGGGCGGCGGTAGCGCGCGGCAAagcagtgcggcggcgcctgTGCAGCAGGCGTTTTATCAGCTGTACCCCGAGGCCATAACCGTGCTGGACACGTtcctgcaggaggagagggagcttTGGACTCACTGCACGCCAGCAGAGTCGGTGCGGCGATATCGAGCCCTACCCCCTCTAATGCAGCCCTACGATGGTGTGCTGATTGCTGGCTGCGCCGAGACGCCAGCGCAGGCGTGTGAGTCCCGCTACAGCACCGCTCTGCGTCACAAGCTCCAGCAAGCCGAGCAGCTGGCCTCCTTAGCCGAAACGCCACCGTTTCTGATGAGTGCCTTCAACAGTGCCTTGATGGCGGTagagcaggcgcagcgatACATTCCGGCGGGCTGGTACCTGTGGGAGCTTGTATACCCGCACGCCCCTGGCACGTGCCACCCAGTGTACAATCCGTTTGGCAAGTACGCTGTGAAGCTATTTGTCGACGGTGCCTACCGCAAAGTGCTCGTAGATGACTGCCTGCCAGTGGACGTGCTTGGTCGTCCGCTCCTCAGCATAACAAGTCGAAAGGAGCTGTGGCCGTGCCTGATTGCGAAGGCTGTGGTAAAGGCGCTCGGCCCCGTCAGCGGAGTGCAGGCCTTGACATCTGCCCCAGAGCTGATTGTGGCAGCGCTATTAGGCAACTGGGTGCCACAGTACCTTTCTCCCAGACACGACATCGTCTATACCACCGCACTGCTTCTTCTGTATCAGCGTCAGCTGACACAGCTCGAGAGCCTGACGGAGCCGTTTGTGAAGGATACAGTCGCAAGCACAGAGGGGCGTGGCAGGGGCGACAGTGCCGGCGATGTAACGGCAAAGGGTGGAAAAGACAACGCGCGCGGCCGTCGAGGATCGCCGAATCCAACACTGCAGAAGCGCATCTCGTCAAGTGGGGCTCGTACCAGTTCGgtgaagcggcagcagagcagccgTGCCTGTGGGGTCTCTGGCGATgccggcgaggaggcagGCGAACTGAAGCCGCTGACGGCTACGGAGTATTGCGAGCCGATCATTGATGAGCCCCTGCCTGAGCAGCCTTTTTACGTCTGCGGCTTGCACGCTCCGTCGGCTGAGACGCTGAAGTCGAAAACTGCAAGTACGGCCAGCGGTGGGTACGGCTTCGGGACGCAACTATATACGATCCACGCGATGAAGTCCTTTCGCAACACGgtggccctgctgctgcacaccacTCCCCGCGTGTGCATCTCCGAGGGCATTTttgagaaggagaaggacgcCGACGACGTGAGCGCGCTCCATGACTGGGGCCGTCGCGCTGTGCGAGTAGGCGGTACACACGCAGCCAGCACAGGGAAGCCGTCGCACGGTCCGGAGGGCGTAGCAACACCCTACATCGTCGGTGCGCAAGGTGATGGGACTCCTTCCATAACGGACATGATGATCATGGACAGCGACAGAGCGGCCTCCGTGACATCCTGCTGGTTGACGCTGGAGGAGTTCATGTTGCACATGGAGACGGTTATTATCTGGCGACAACTGATCGGGCGGTACGCCAACGCAGTCTCAGTCAGCGGAGAGcgactcctgcagcaccaagGAAATGGTTCTGCgactggcggcgctggatcCAGTGACTCCCCGCTATCGACAGCGTTACGCAAGAAATCACCAACGCCGCGCCGCGGGGAGGTGTCGCCGACGGCGACCGTGACATCCAGCATCGCCCCGCAGTCCTCaactccaccgccgccgtcgatGATGTGGTGGAAGCTGACGGCCGAAAAGGCCGTAGAGGCGGTTGTCGTCGTCTCGTGCTCGGCGGTCATGGAAGCCGCCGCGCGTGGCACCGTGGCCGCAAAGGTACCACCGACGACGTTGTCATCATCTCATTTGTGGCTGTCGACGGGGCCATCTGACCCGGTTGCTGGCTTGAGGGGGTCGGCAGGGGCAGCGGAGGGGCATCTGGAGCGGCGAGTGCACTTTCACCACTTCCAGTGGGATCGTGCGGAGCCGCTGAACCACATCGGATCTCTCACCTACACGAATGGCGTGCTGCGCTCGACAGTCTTGCACTTCCGCCCCGGCGTGCACCTGCTCCGCGTCGATCTACACCAAGTGCAGGCCACTGATACaatttcctttctctccgaCGCTTCGATGGAAGTGCAGCTGGATCTCTCCCACGACGCTAACCGCGACGGGTTTGCTTGCTTGACCGACGCCGGTGTCTACTCGGCAGTGCAGTCTTGCGACGTAGAGAACGTGTGGCTGAAGCGCGTCTTTTCCTTCAACGTCCCGACGTGTGTGACACTGCAACTGTCCACGCTGGACTCGACGGAGGATGTGATGGGGCACCGGCAGATTTACACCACCGCCAACCAGGCATCTGCGGCAATAGCAGCAGGGAAGGGCGGTGGTAATCACGGCAAGACAGCGGCCAGTGTGCGGGGTGCACCGCAGGGCGGGaacgctggtgctggtgtgggAAGGTCTGGCAGCACGCCTCCGGTGCCAGGTTTCACTGCGGCGGACGGGAAGAAGCGTAGTGAGGGACTGCTAACGGCAGATGCGGAGAATCGCGCCGCGTTCATTGTCGCCACCAGGGATGCCTCACCGTCCATTTTGCGGTACACTTCACTGCTACTACTCAACCTCGACCGCCCAGAGGACTACTGTGTTGGGACTGCTGGACGACTCGTGAAACTGAAGCTGGAGCCGAACGAGAAGGGGTACCTGATTATAGCATACACGAAGGTGCCGGGGTCTCTGATGCAAAGTGTCCAACCGCAGGACAAGGTGGCGGGCGAGGTCGGCGGTATGGGATCGTTGCTGCCAATGCTCACGCCGACCGCCTCGCccgctgaggaggagctgcggacGCCGGAGTCGCCATTGCCGAGAAACTCACTTCCAACCCCTGCATCcacgacgccaccgctgctttttCCCGCAGCGCAGTGGAAGCTGACACTTCGCTCCAGCGCAGAACTCCAAAGCTTCGACGCCGTTGCCCACGATTTGAATAACGTGACAGTGGAGGCTGACCTACCGCGTGGCGGCTCGCCGATTCTGTGCCGCCGCATCCTCACCATCACGGAAGCTACCCACGTCTCTAttgtcgcgcagctgcgctctcctttcccGATGCCATACACGGTGCGCATCGTGCGGTTTCTGACCCCAGCGGCAGGGGTACCGACGTCGACCACGCCGAAGGCGATCCGAGCGTCATGCAGCAACAATGCGCCTGTTGGGATGTCGGAGCCGGTCGCGGCAGATCTCAGCCGCGTTGCTGGGACTGCGCCCTCGCAGGCCAGCGCCTTTGTTGTGTACGAGTCGCCCCTAACCCTACACCGCCTCTTTGTAGCTGACGTCCTTCTGAGCACGGCGGTCGACACGAGCGTGGGGAAGGGCGGCAAAGGCCCGGTGGTATCGGGCTCGGTAGGGGGAGCGGCGGCCGTCTACGCCATCGAGGCCGCAGTCTCCGAGGAGGACGCTGCCGCATGGAACGAGAGTTGTCGCCAGAGCCAAGAAGATGCATTCCTTCTCTATCGCAAGGCTGCTGAGGAGCAGGCGGCCATTTCAAACGAGCGCGACCTGGCCGAGTACCACAGCAACCCCGACGCCTTTGTGCGGCGTAAGAGGGAGGCCGCAGCTCAGCGCCGACAGTGTGCCACAGAGGCTGCCGAGAAGGCTGTGTCGCGCTCCGCGACGACAGGGCGGAGGCGTAGCGGCTCGATGCGGCGACAGAGCCACCACATGCCTGGTGTGCTCGAAAGCTTCGCGAAGAACGCGCATCGCGGTCACTCTTCGTCGATGCGGCCAGATACAGCGCACGAGGCGTCCGTTCAACACTACCTCGACACTGTGGACCCCAACTGGGCCATGCACATCAATATTCACCTGAGCTTTTCTAGCTCCCGCGCAGAGCCGAAGGTGGACACGCCGGCACCAGACGCGCTCGCAGAGCTTCGCAGGCACATGAAGGAGACGGTGTCGTGGTTGCAGGAGTGGAGTGAGCCAGGCGCCTCTAGTGTagaggcggtggctgcggcgtcTGTAATGAGCCCCATCGCGACCGCCACCCCCTCGGGTAGCAGATTGGGGGCCTCGCGGGGTCAGCGCGATGTGGCCGCGGCCACTGTCACCACCGTGGAGGACGCCTTGCGTGCCGAGGCAGCCCGGCAGAGTCGCTTGGAGTACCTGGGCAacccgcagcacctctttgCTGTCTTTCTCGATCCGGGAGACAACGCGGACGCGGCGGGAACGCCCGCCGgcgtctctgccgcctccttcgcgcACAAATCAAAGCATGACACGTGTGTCAACAGTAACGGAACCGGGGCTGCCCACTCAGCGGTGAGCAGTGGCACACAGGGGGCACGCTGCTATCGAAAGGAATGGACGGAGGCAAACGCAGGGGCGTCTAGCAGTGTATCGGACTACCCCTCATCGGCGCACTCACCACCGGTTCTGATGTACGATGGACCGGCCACACAGTTTCGCTacgcggcgccactgcagccagCGCAGTACCGCATCGAGCTCCTGCCTCTGCGTAGCTGGGAGGAGTCCCCGAGAGCTGTCAGTCAAGGGCAGGATGGCGTCGCTGGCTCTggggccgctgcggctgcgacgaGTAACCGCGGAAGACGACCGAAGGCTTCCAGCTCAGCGCCTCCGGCCCCGGCTCCACCAGCTCGAGCGCACGGCAGTGGATCAGGGGTGACGAGCGGCAGCTCTCCACGATCCTTTCCAGATGTTACGTCAGGCGGCTTCTCTACCTCAATCGCATCTGCCTTGTCTTGCCCGCTGACAGCCGCTGAGTGCGAGGCGATGCTTCTGCCCTTGCGGCGACCCCTGACGGAGGCGTCTGGGAGTTGGGACCTTGCCCTAGCACCGGCACGCGTCGCGAAGAGTGAGAATCAAGCGCGGCTAAAGGGCAGCTTCCACGCGTACTTTGAGGCCATGGCGGAGCAGAAGGCGGCGAACGGTGACGCCAGTGGCGTAGCTCTGCCCCTTGTTTACCACTCCCTCCTGGGTGGCAAGGAGGAAGATCTCGGGGCGTCGTTTAAGCTCAGGAGGTCGATTGCTTTCACGTAG
- a CDS encoding hypothetical protein (TriTrypDB/GeneDB-style sysID: LpmP.32.1040), producing MSAMNDLFDDELRTNVLTDPSLFLDIEDDDENVTVSDALPTPTVFLKLPQEHQQSEASLTTSGQGNGVPKLDVTALNSSPPQSSQHPIAGLMVPAASKSPISFSNDLNLDHTPADALMKGTAHSSSQASSPKNTSQSLSSVNVYANIANSLLCARSLPFRDFLNQKSVPPHIENEESTGIFVGQIPSSYAEEDIEALLKAIGHERGKMVQVRDVKCHNRDRTCAFIMINAGALTAILDFTKRVLCDLNCVWIVEHSQAAQLPLFIQQMPREQLRGVPKAALVLEKLTPQSKSRHSSSKSNVTTSPNTGYVTMQNGLMSPMQQSMVNMVPPTVFVQQQGTGASAAPAAGYLDVSALQATSPFVGTNFVQAAHGNGLPQFFDTSRFQPGAPTGTVFSPSGVAPCPSSVYAMPVSNNGIANIEVANQMLLAAPRSFAEFNSHQLNRFPPSPLQKESSAPPPKPTMVTLQPTLQSEHCSCGQMLLLSQYLEMGTCAKCQCVISPNDVAYWCVSGHIAVCANCALKSNKAPSGQDTTGRGMSTDSKSKRVDVGVTRRAIS from the coding sequence ATGAGCGCCATGAACGACCTTTTCGATGACGAGCTCCGCACCAACGTGCTCACCGACCCTTCATTGTTTCTCGACATtgaggatgacgacgagAATGTGACGGTGTCGGACGCGCTGCCAACGCCAACCGTCTTCCTCAAACTTCCGCAGGAGCATCAGCAGAGCGAGGCGTCATTGACCACAAGTGGGCAAGGAAACGGCGTGCCAAAGCTGGACGTCACGGCGCTTAACAGCTCTCCGCCTCAGTCCAGCCAGCACCCCATCGCTGGGCTCATGGTACCGGCTGCGTCGAAGTCGCCGATATCCTTCTCGAACGACCTTAACCTGGACCACACCCCCGCCGATGCCCTCATGAAGGGGACGGCGCACTCCTCGAGTCAGGCATCGTCACCGAAGAATACGTCGCAGAGCCTCTCGTCCGTTAATGTGTACGCCAACATCGCCAATTCACTGCTCTGCGCGCGCTCGCTGCCGTTCCGTGACTTTTTGAACCAAAAGTCGGTACCGCCGCACATTGAGAATGAGGAGTCCACTGGCATCTTTGTGGGCCAGATTCCCAGCAGCTACGCAGAGGAAGACATCGAGGCCCTCTTGAAAGCGATTGGACATGAGCGGGGAAAGAtggtgcaggtgcgcgaCGTGAAGTGCCATAACCGTGACCGTACTTGTGCGTTCATCATGATCAACGCAGGCGCCCTCACGGCCATCTTGGACTTTACAAAGCGTGTGCTGTGCGATCTCAACTGTGTGTGGATTGTGGAGCACAGCCAGGCCGCCCAGCTGCCTTTGTTCATTCAACAGATGCCCCGCGAGCAGTTGCGTGGGGTGCCGAAGGCTGCTCTGGTCCTCGAGAAGCTGACTCCGCAGTCCAAGTCACGGCACTCAAGCAGCAAGTCCAACGTGACTACGAGCCCGAACACCGGATACGTCACGATGCAAAACGGTTTGATGAGCCCAATGCAGCAGAGCATGGTGAACATGGTACCCCCAACCGTGTtcgtccagcagcaggggaCCGGCGCATCGgctgcccctgctgctggtTACCTTGACGTGTCGGCGCTTCAGGCCACGTCTCCTTTTGTCGGCACCAACTTCGTCCAAGCAGCCCACGGGAACGGTCTTCCACAGTTCTTCGACACCAGCAGGTTTCAGCCTGGTGCGCCCACGGGCACCGTCTTCTCACCCAGTGGTGTCGCCCCCTGCCCGAGCTCTGTATATGCGATGCCGGTAAGCAACAACGGTATCGCCAACATAGAGGTAGCGAATCAGATGTTGCTCGCCGCACCACGTTCCTTTGCCGAGTTCAATAGCCATCAGCTCAACAGGTTCCCGCCATCTCCGCTCCAAAAGGAGTCAAGTGCGCCCCCGCCAAAGCCGACCATGGTGACTCTGCAGCCGACCCTTCAGTCTGAACACTGCAGCTGTGGGCAGATGCTGCTCCTTTCTCAGTATCTGGAAATGGGCACTTGTGCCAAGTGCCAGTGCGTCATCTCGCCGAATGATGTCGCCTACTGGTGCGTGTCAGGCCACATTGCTGTGTGTGCGAACTGCGCCCTCAAGTCGAACAAGGCTCCAAGCGGACAAGACACGACTGGGCGGGGAATGTCCACGGATTCGAAGTCGAAGCGTGTCGATGTGGGTGTCACGAGGCGTGCCATTAGTTGA
- a CDS encoding hypothetical protein (TriTrypDB/GeneDB-style sysID: LpmP.32.1050), translating into MELTLTQAADIAIVSQYYPPVSASAISCAISNFIPYASNFPNSKARLTPGKDIVAPLHLECFLMIRKYPKDPHGTPLLVVISFTNQYPQQTPSAVLVPPPGGEEIKHAYSIMSKDGRIQLECLSFLRGVERPYPLLDILLAIREQFELDYPLVEANYRPSAPAASEAAGMQTTSLNGGDPARQSLVQEAAERVVIDVNEKARGYLDTREQALQYLQKLNESNRELQKAKAILTAHHDELQGYLPSVGNVSSLLRQLDGRTDTVEEHANCLLPADPLQARALELLAEIHASDDTLALLEEGLKRELLTCDEYVKKVSDVGREQFVSRHLYLRVSESLCKTSLGAAAVTPVSTPPPLQSPHTPPEVPQRLAPTEALRIEFPSADVDVIRDVLASVNDDVTIARQQLKMMFP; encoded by the coding sequence ATGGAGCTTACACTCACTCAGGCCGCGGACATCGCGATTGTGTCCCAGTACTATCCCCCAGTCTCGGCGAGCGCCATCTCGTGCGCCATCAGCAACTTCATTCCCTATGCAAGCAACTTCCCCAACTCGAAGGCGCGGCTGACGCCTGGCAAGGACATtgtcgcgccgctgcatctcGAATGCTTCTTAATGATCCGCAAGTACCCCAAAGACCCCCATGGCACGCCTCTTCTTGTGGTGATCTCTTTCACGAACCAGTATCCACAGCAGACGCCGTCTGCCGTACTTGTGCCGCCACCTGGTGGCGAGGAGATCAAGCACGCGTACTCGATCATGTCAAAAGACGGACGCATTCAGCTGGAGTGCTTGTCGTTTCTGCGCGGGGTCGAGCGGCCGTACCCGTTGCTGGACATCCTTCTCGCGATTCGCGAGCAGTTCGAGCTCGACTATCCCCTTGTAGAAGCGAACTATCGCCCTTCTGCACCAGCGGCGAGTGAAGCTGCCGGCATGCAGACTACCTCCTTGAACGGCGGGGATCCGGCGCGTCAGTCGctggtgcaggaggcggcggagcgTGTGGTGATCGATGTGAATGAAAAAGCGAGAGGATACCTGGACACACGTGAGCAAGCTCTTCAATATCTGCAAAAACTGAACGAGTCGAACCGGGAGCTGCAAAAGGCTAAAGCGATTCTCACCGCTCACCACGACGAGCTTCAAGGGTACTTACCAAGCGTAGGGAATGTCAgctcactgctgcggcagctcgaCGGACGTACGGACACGGTAGAGGAGCACGCTAACTGCCTTCTTCCTGCTGATccgctgcaggcgcgtgCGCTAGAACTCCTGGCAGAGATTCATGCCTCCGATGACACGCTAGCGCTGCTCGAAGAGGGACTGAAGCGGGAGTTGCTGACCTGTGACGAGTACGTCAAGAAGGTCTCCGATGTCGGACGGGAGCAGTTCGTGTCGCGGCACCTGTACTTACGAGTCTCTGAAAGTCTATGCAAGACGAGCCTcggtgcggcggctgtgACACCCGTttccacaccaccacccctccagTCACCTCACACCCCTCcagaggtgccgcagcgATTAGCACCGACGGAGGCCCTCCGAATCGAATTCCCCTCGGCTGATGTGGATGTGATTCGTGACGTTTTGGCGTCCGTAAACGACGATGTCACAATTGCCCGGCAACAGCTAAAAATGATGTTTCCCTGA
- a CDS encoding chaperonin containing t-complex protein, putative (TriTrypDB/GeneDB-style sysID: LpmP.32.1070) produces the protein MSLAFDEYGRPFLLVKEQQQKERVSGVEAQRTNILAALGVANVLKSSLGPRGMDKILTTPDNEVVVTNDGATILDLMDIDNEIGQLMVELSKSQDSEIGDGTTGVVCLAGALLEQATALLDKGIHSSRISEGYEKACEIACMRLEKVAETISLEKREFLLQTARSTLNSKVVNRERDRLAQICVDAVLAVADIERRDVNMDLIKVEGKVGGRLEDTCLVDGIVLDKDFSHPQMPKELTNPKMAILTCAFEPPKPKTKHTLQIKSAEHMRELHEQEQEYFRSEVQRCKDAGADLVICQWGFDDEANYLLYCNQLPAVRWVGGVELEMIAIATGGRIVPRFEDLTAEKLGTCGRVREVGFGTTRDRMIFVENCPNSKAVTVFIRGGNKMMIEEAKRALHDAICMVRNLIRDNRIVYGGGSAELAASSAVLAHADAVSTVDQYAIRAFADALESIPINLALNSGLDPIRALSDARKAQMEGKNPYAGIDCMDRGTIDMKQQQVFETLSGKCSQLRLATQVVKMILKIDDVIVTKPNEEQPH, from the coding sequence ATGTCTCTTGCGTTTGATGAGTACGGACGCCCCTTTCTGCTGgtgaaggagcagcagcagaaggagcgTGTGAGCGGCGTTGAGGCGCAGAGGACGAATATCCTCGCTGCACTTGGTGTTGCTAATGTGCTGAAGTCGAGCCTTGGCCCGCGTGGCATGGATAAGATTCTGACCACTCCGGACAACGAGGTGGTTGTCACTAACGATGGCGCCACCATCCTAGACCTCATGGACATTGACAACGAAATTGGGCAGCTCATGGTCGAGCTGAGCAAGTCGCAGGACTCCGAGATCGGTGACGGGACCACTGGTGTTGTGTGCCTTGCAggagcgctgctggagcaggcTACGGCGCTGCTCGACAAAGGCATCCACAGCTCTCGCATCTCTGAGGGGTACGAGAAAGCGTGTGAGATAGCGTGCATGCGCCTCGAGAAAGTGGCTGAAACCATCTCTCTGGAGAAAAGGGAGTTTCTGCTGCAGACGGCCCGGTCGACACTCAACTCGAAAGTGGTGAACCGCGAACGCGACCGTCTGGCGCAGATCTGCGTGGATGCGGTGCTCGCCGTGGCCGACATAGAGCGGCGCGACGTGAACATGGACCTCATTAAGGTTGAGGGCAAGGTGGGGGGTCGCCTGGAGGACACTTGCCTCGTGGATGGCATTGTTCTTGATAAGGACTTCTCGCATCCGCAGATGCCGAAGGAACTGACAAACCCGAAGATGGCCATCCTGACATGCGCCTTCGAACCACCCAAACCAAAGACAAAGCATACTCTACAGATTAAAAGCGCCGAGCACATGAGGGAGCTACATGAGCAGGAGCAAGAGTACTTCCGCTctgaggtgcagcgctgcaaggACGCTGGTGCCGACCTCGTCATTTGTCAGTGGGGCTTTGATGATGAGGCCAACTACTTGCTTTATTGCAACCAGCTGCCGGCGGTGCGCTGGGTGGGCGGCGTAGAGCTGGAGATGATCGCCATCGCAACTGGTGGCCGCATCGTTCCGCGCTTTGAAGATCTGACGGCGGAGAAGCTCGGCACATGCGGCCGTGTCCGCGAGGTTGGTTTTGGCACCACGAGGGACCGCATGATCTTTGTCGAGAACTGCCCCAATAGCAAGGCCGTCACCGTTTTCATCCGCGGCGGCAATAAGATGATGATTGAGGAGGCAAAGCGTGCCCTGCACGACGCCATTTGTATGGTACGCAACCTCATCCGCGACAACCGCATCGTGTATGGCGGGGGTTCcgcggagctggcggcgtCGTCCGCGGTGCTTGCACATGCCGATGCCGTGTCAACGGTGGACCAGTACGCTATTCGCGCCTTTGCTGATGCCCTCGAGTCCATCCCCATTAACCTGGCCCTCAACAGCGGTCTTGATCCCATCCGCGCCCTTTCTGATGCACGCAAAGCGCAGATGGAGGGCAAAAATCCGTACGCCGGTATCGACTGCATGGACCGTGGGACGATCGAcatgaagcagcagcaggtgttCGAGACCTTGAGCGGCAAGtgctcgcagctgcgcctggcGACACAGGTGGTGAAGATGATCCTCAAGATTGATGACGTCATTGTTACGAAGCCGAATGAGGAGCAGCCGCACTAA